A genomic stretch from Flavobacterium humidisoli includes:
- a CDS encoding DUF4238 domain-containing protein: MAHQKKKITKNQHFVPQFFQRFFSYENNEKTIGMFNTQLNLFKSHVPISSQLSSDYFYGRDGELEEWLSKMETDSAPIFREMWEKEKLPIAKGLNHSKMLHFMIILDLRNPIRFGILNNFEQKLLTTKSKISEGNLPTDMIPGLQEQQSDQGKLNSLKSTKELVPDLIELKYKLLKNTTPNPFIISDNPLILYNQFLEKRKWKVCSQRDYGLKGMQFFLPLNDSYMLVVYDHNIYKLGTKKQDIVTIDDKNSIDQLNLLQFLNSETTVNFNHRASKHYIETLYEKSKKYKKANNVSIDVHKMNFTKESDNLSAQMIEMGVSDLNINLTLQKLNFVSKSSAVKLKSINDQYRKNIKFRGHTYAVYTFIPIMKKPQ; encoded by the coding sequence ATGGCTCATCAGAAAAAAAAGATCACAAAAAACCAGCACTTTGTACCACAGTTTTTTCAGAGATTCTTCTCTTATGAAAATAATGAAAAAACTATTGGTATGTTCAACACACAACTGAATCTTTTCAAAAGTCATGTGCCAATCTCCTCACAGCTTAGCAGTGATTACTTTTATGGTCGTGATGGCGAGTTGGAAGAATGGCTTTCAAAAATGGAAACAGATTCTGCCCCAATCTTCAGGGAAATGTGGGAAAAAGAAAAACTGCCAATTGCCAAAGGTTTGAATCATTCTAAAATGTTGCATTTCATGATTATTTTGGACCTTCGAAATCCTATTCGTTTTGGAATTCTAAATAATTTTGAGCAAAAACTTCTTACCACTAAGTCTAAAATCAGTGAAGGCAATTTACCTACTGATATGATTCCTGGATTACAGGAGCAGCAGAGTGATCAGGGAAAACTTAACTCACTCAAATCTACCAAAGAACTTGTACCAGATCTTATAGAATTGAAATACAAACTCCTAAAAAATACTACTCCAAATCCTTTTATTATTTCAGATAATCCTTTAATACTTTACAATCAGTTTTTAGAAAAAAGAAAATGGAAAGTCTGCAGTCAGAGAGATTACGGGTTAAAGGGAATGCAGTTTTTCCTACCTCTAAACGATTCGTATATGTTGGTTGTATATGATCATAATATTTACAAACTTGGAACTAAAAAACAGGACATTGTTACGATTGATGATAAAAACAGTATTGACCAACTTAATCTTCTACAGTTTCTCAATTCTGAAACTACAGTTAATTTCAACCATAGAGCTTCTAAACATTATATAGAAACACTTTATGAAAAATCTAAAAAATACAAAAAAGCTAACAATGTGTCTATTGATGTGCACAAAATGAATTTTACTAAAGAATCTGATAACTTAAGTGCACAGATGATTGAAATGGGGGTTTCAGACCTAAATATCAATTTAACACTTCAAAAATTAAACTTTGTCTCTAAATCATCAGCTGTAAAATTAAAATCGATTAACGACCAGTACAGAAAAAATATCAAATTCAGAGGTCATACTTATGCAGTCTATACATTCATACCAATTATGAAAAAGCCACAATAA